The segment GAATCGAACCTACGACCCGCTGATTACGAATCAGCTGCTCTACCCCTGAGCCACGCCGGCATTTGGAAGATTTTTAAATTTTATTTTTAAAACTTTTATTTTTATTTTGTTATCTTACGAATTTATAATTTTATTCGCGGCAGTAATAAAATTGAGTCTTTCTTTCTTATTTTCTATTTCCTGCGCCAAATTGTTTATTAAATTTTCAACATTATCTAAATGAAAGGCATCTACATTTTCGTTTAAATCTTTAAGTTTTTCTTCAAAAATTATGGTAGATATAGGTCCTAGATTTTCAGAAAAAAGATCTTTTAGAGCATCCATTTTATTCTTTGGGATTACTTCACTGCTATTTATTCCGCCTTCAGACATTAAATTTTCATTTAAAATTGAATTAAAAGCTGTTTCGCTTTTAGCAAAAGAATCCGCTACCAAATCCGTTAACTATAATATTTCTGTCATCAAAATTTAAATATAATGAAGAAATTTCAATAGAAGAAATTGAATATGAAGCAAATAATTTACTTATTTCTCTAGATACCCTATTGACTTGTTCCGATTGTATTTCAGGATCGTTAGTCTCAAACTGTAAAACTTCACCATCTAAAGACGATATTGCGCAAGCATCAACTCCGGCAATTTTAAGAATCTTATATATTATACTTTTATCGTCTGTTACATTCATAAATTTAAATTTTTATATAATTAATGAAATTTAATTCTCTTTAAGCAATTTTATAGCTTCCATCTGGGTTTTTAAAGCAGGCACATCAGATGAAATTTTAAGGATATATAGAATATTTTTATTGTTAATAATTATTTTTTTATAATTATTAGCTTCGCATATAGCACTTTTTAATTTATTAAAATTTAATATATCGCCTAATTCTTTTGATTGATTAAAAAGAAATAAAGCATCAGCAGATTCAAAATCTGTATCTTCTATGCCTTTAGAATAAAGCACTTCGCCGTCATCTTTAACTGCAAGAATAGATTCTACACCAGGTAGAACAGATAAAGTTTCGGCAATTTTAACGACTAAAGCAGGACTTGATTCTGTTTCATTTTTTAAAATTTCAGTATCTGAACTTTTTGCATTATCATATTTTTGATTTTTAGCTGAATCATAGCCGCTATCGTTTATTATTGCTATAATTTCGTCTAAATATTTATCAAGGGTAATCTCAGGAGCCGGTTCTCCTATGCTAATCTGTATACTTATAGGTACATTTAAATCTTTTAATTCTTTAAATACTTCTATATCGCTTGCAATAATTGGTTTTTTGTATTGCATAGCTTCTACCAGTGGCAGTCCAAACCCTTCTCTTTGAGAGGCAAAAATGAGTGCTTTAGTATTATTGTATAAAAAATTCAGTTCACTATCATTGCAATTATTAAACATAAATAGTTTGTTATTGTAATAGGTGGAGTTTAAAATATGATTAAATAGCTTCTGGCTTGCCCAACCTGGCTTTCCAACAATAACCAGTGAATCACCAAAACCCTCATTCCATAGATATTCAAAAGCTTCAATAACAATACTATGACCCTTTCTTGGCTCAATTGTACCTACAATAAGAAAATATGGATTTTTTATAATCTTGGCAATATCCGATTGAATTGATTCGTTTTCTTCACATTTTGGCAAATCCGCGCCTAGATAAAAATATTCTATTGGTTTATTGATTTTTTGTGATTTTAAATAGCTATCAATATTTCTTTGCTCGCTTCTTGAGATAGTAATATAAAAATCTGCATATTTAATAAGTTTATTAAAACTTTTCTCAAAAACATTAACCATTGCATCACTTACCACTTCTTTGTTTGTTACCGGTATTATATCATATATAAGGTAAGCGACTTTACCACCCTTTTTTTTTAATTTTTTTTGAATTTTAAAAAAAAGTTTATTTTCAGTGTAAGTAATCTGCCAAAAAGCATCAATTATAAGTAACAAATCAGTTTTATTTATTGTTAGTGCATTTTTTTGGTGAAATACAGAACTAATAAAATATATCAAAAAATTTTTTAAAGGCTGGTAGATGCGACCATAAGAACAATATTATAGGTAATTTCATTTTTATTTTTTAAATAAAATTTAATTTTCTTTTTAAAACTTATCTTGTTGGTTATATCTGATAGCGATGGCGAAATGAAATTTTCTATATTTACATATCCATATTTAGTTAAAATCACTGGAACCACAGATACTCCTAACTTTTTTTCCATTAAATCGGTTCTCGACACAATGTTACGCACTACTCTTTGAATGCCGGTTTGTAAATTATAGGTGTAAGTATCGGAGCAATCAATTAAAATTCTTTTAACAGCCATAATTTATCTATTGATTATTTTATTTTATCCTTTTTTAGATCAGCTTCCATCATAATCTGCACCAATTTATCAAATTTTTGATATATTTACTAGTTTTTTTAAAATTATTTTTTCCAAAATTATTTGACCTATCTAGCATACAACAAAAGATTTATTATTTTTTAAAACACATATTCTATATATTTACCGAAAAATCAAAACGTTGTAATGTTAAATTTACATTATAATAAGGGTCTTTAGAGTCTANNNNNNNNNNNNNNNNNNNNNNNNNNNNNNNNNNNNNNNNNNNNNNNNNNNNNNNNNNNNNNNNNNNNNNNNNNNNNNNNNNNNNNNNNNNNNNNNNNNNNNNNNNNNNNNNNNNNNNNNNNNNNNNNNNNNNNNNNNNNNNNNNNNNNNNNNNNNNNNNNNNNNNNNNNNNNNNNNNNNNNNNNNNNNNNNNNNNNNNNNNNNNNNNNNNNNNNNNNNNNNNNNNNNNNNNNTTCATCAAAACCACCAACTTCATTAAAAACAGACTTTTTTGTCATCAAACAGGCACCGGTAACCGCTGATACATTCTGGACAACTTTGAGGCGCATAAAGTACCCATTTGATTGGGCAGGAAAATATCTATGAGAATGATCAGCGGCACCACCTAAACCTATAATCACACCTGCATGCTGTATAGTATTATCTGGATACAAAAGTTTTGCACCTACTGCCCCCACATCGTCTCTTTGTATAAACATAAGCATTTCTTCCATCCAATTATTGTTTATAATTTCAATATCATTGTTTAAAAAAAGCAAAATATCTCCAGATGCATACGATACAGCAAAGTTATTAATTTCAGAATAATTAAATTCTTTAGACTTAGACCACCGAATAATCTTTATAAAATCGTATGTTTTTTGCAGATATTCATAATATTCAAGTGTTGATTTATTTGTTGTATTATTTTCAGCAATTATAATTTCGTAATTATTATATGTGGATTTTAAAATAGATTCTATACACTTTTTTAAATCATCCTTATGGTCCTTGTTTGGAATTATTATTGATATTTTTAGGTAATTACTAATTTCATAATTTATTTTGTAAAAACCCAAGAAACCTAAATTTTCAACCTTTCCTTTTAAGCCTACCCTTGAGAGGTGATCACTTAAAGCATTTTTACCATTTTCATGAGCATACAACTTTTTGTTTTCATCCACAAATTTATTTACAAATCGTTTATGATACAAAACTTTAGGTATATGAATTATTTTTTTAGCTTTTTCTACACATCTGAGGATAAAATCATAATCGTGAAAAGCCTCATAGCCTTCCCTAAAAATACCCACTTTATCAATCAACTGTTTT is part of the Desulfurella sp. genome and harbors:
- a CDS encoding glycosyltransferase family 1 protein — translated: MIYFISSVFHQKNALTINKTDLLLIIDAFWQITYTENKLFFKIQKKLKKKGGKVAYLIYDIIPVTNKEVVSDAMVNVFEKSFNKLIKYADFYITISRSEQRNIDSYLKSQKINKPIEYFYLGADLPKCEENESIQSDIAKIIKNPYFLIVGTIEPRKGHSIVIEAFEYLWNEGFGDSLVIVGKPGWASQKLFNHILNSTYYNNKLFMFNNCNDSELNFLYNNTKALIFASQREGFGLPLVEAMQYKKPIIASDIEVFKELKDLNVPISIQISIGEPAPEITLDKYLDEIIAIINDSGYDSAKNQKYDNAKSSDTEILKNETESSPALVVKIAETLSVLPGVESILAVKDDGEVLYSKGIEDTDFESADALFLFNQSKELGDILNFNKLKSAICEANNYKKIIINNKNILYILKISSDVPALKTQMEAIKLLKEN
- a CDS encoding glycosyltransferase — its product is MAKILERFNLIDPYKLWIKKFEPDKNTLKKQKSFKFSCSPKISIVVSTFNTQKNTLLNVLNSVTSQTYSNWQLCIADRPNRKIIKLLKTHLSKDKRITVKFFKENPGIVYNLNRALKLADGDYIAFLDQFDTLAPFALYEIVKAINQNPDADFIYSDEDKISKNGRKRFEPHFKPDFSPDLLRSYNYIGNLIVVKKQLIDKVGIFREGYEAFHDYDFILRCVEKAKKIIHIPKVLYHKRFVNKFVDENKKLYAHENGKNALSDHLSRVGLKGKVENLGFLGFYKINYEISNYLKISIIIPNKDHKDDLKKCIESILKSTYNNYEIIIAENNTTNKSTLEYYEYLQKTYDFIKIIRWSKSKEFNYSEINNFAVSYASGDILLFLNNDIEIINNNWMEEMLMFIQRDDVGAVGAKLLYPDNTIQHAGVIIGLGGAADHSHRYFPAQSNGYFMRLKVVQNVSAVTGACLMTKKSVFNEVGGFDE